In one window of Chryseobacterium viscerum DNA:
- a CDS encoding HdeD family acid-resistance protein, whose protein sequence is MANLFQTLTNTVKHWYIPLIFGIIFLICGFYVFSVPLATYVTLSIFFSVSFLFSGITEIFFSLQNSKSLQGWGWFLVSGLLTTAIGVYLIANPQISMTVLPFVIGFTLLFRSFQLLGFAFDLRSMRIMSWGNVALASVGGIIFSLLLIFNPVFTGISLVTLTGVSFIFMGIASIMLALDLRKIKKIPGKVSQELRDRIKSLQEEIDDLKKS, encoded by the coding sequence ATGGCTAATTTATTTCAAACACTTACCAACACCGTAAAACATTGGTATATCCCATTAATCTTCGGAATTATATTTCTGATCTGTGGTTTTTATGTATTCAGCGTGCCGCTTGCAACTTATGTTACACTCTCTATTTTTTTCAGTGTTTCCTTTTTGTTTTCGGGAATTACGGAAATATTCTTTTCATTACAGAACAGTAAATCCCTGCAGGGCTGGGGCTGGTTTTTGGTAAGCGGATTATTAACTACGGCAATAGGAGTTTATCTCATCGCAAATCCTCAGATTTCAATGACGGTACTTCCGTTTGTGATAGGATTCACTTTACTGTTTCGTTCCTTTCAGCTCCTTGGTTTTGCTTTCGACCTGAGAAGTATGAGAATAATGAGTTGGGGAAATGTAGCGCTGGCCAGTGTTGGAGGAATTATATTTTCTCTGCTGCTGATATTTAATCCTGTGTTTACAGGAATTTCATTAGTTACGCTCACAGGTGTTTCCTTTATTTTTATGGGGATAGCTTCTATAATGCTGGCCCTGGATTTAAGGAAAATTAAAAAAATCCCTGGAAAAGTAAGCCAGGAATTAAGAGACAGAATCAAATCTTTACAGGAGGAGATTGATGATCTAAAAAAATCATGA
- a CDS encoding tetratricopeptide repeat protein has protein sequence MKYQKNGDYEGALKFNINALKQYEENGNTQGIIMVYTNIGSILYNFSKYKESLEYLDKAKKELKHINEPFLKANLYNEYGRNYTRLGLYEQSNAAFNKAEYYIKKIQNPKQRKLSLTYNYSWKRINFIRVKNLDSLQSIDNKILAVRPNIISYTRKADNFIAQKKHLDSAEYYMNKALAHSKDAYAAEKATAWFSYGDLYNVKGNKEKALEYYLKSLDIFQKTKSKPVLLTVYDTLSSVYKSLNEIEKSNEYLRKYTILNDSINKNEKEAVNLAVNTLIDLKHEEKGKERKMFYFIVMIIVVSFGLLLYFIRKIYIKKVLKKDKILEKKTIETDVLKLKVNNSFDEIIQLMESRSPLFLMRFKEVYPEFYEKLITHTPELTEHDIKFSAYIRLNLTNKEICQYENISLRGIETKRYRLKKKLKLPSSTDLQKWILEL, from the coding sequence GTGAAATACCAAAAAAATGGGGATTACGAAGGTGCACTAAAATTTAATATTAATGCATTAAAACAATATGAAGAAAATGGTAACACCCAAGGCATTATTATGGTATACACCAATATTGGAAGTATCTTATACAATTTCAGTAAATACAAGGAAAGCTTAGAATATCTGGACAAGGCAAAAAAAGAACTGAAGCATATCAATGAACCTTTTCTGAAAGCCAATTTATATAATGAATATGGAAGGAATTATACTCGTTTGGGACTATATGAACAATCCAATGCCGCTTTTAATAAGGCAGAATATTATATCAAGAAAATTCAAAACCCTAAACAGAGAAAACTTTCGTTGACGTATAACTATTCCTGGAAACGGATAAACTTTATTAGGGTTAAAAATCTCGATTCATTACAAAGTATAGATAATAAGATACTCGCAGTAAGGCCTAATATTATTTCCTATACAAGAAAAGCAGACAACTTTATCGCACAAAAAAAACATTTAGATTCTGCAGAATACTATATGAATAAAGCTCTTGCCCATTCCAAAGATGCATATGCTGCTGAAAAAGCAACCGCATGGTTCAGCTATGGAGATCTTTATAATGTAAAAGGAAATAAAGAAAAGGCGCTGGAGTATTATTTGAAATCACTTGATATATTCCAAAAAACAAAAAGTAAGCCTGTTTTATTGACTGTTTATGATACTCTTTCCAGCGTTTATAAATCTTTAAATGAAATAGAAAAATCTAATGAATATCTAAGAAAATATACCATCCTTAATGATAGTATCAATAAAAACGAAAAAGAAGCTGTAAATCTTGCCGTTAATACACTGATTGATTTAAAGCATGAGGAAAAAGGAAAGGAAAGAAAGATGTTCTACTTTATAGTCATGATTATTGTAGTATCATTTGGTCTATTATTATACTTTATCAGAAAAATCTATATTAAAAAAGTACTGAAAAAGGATAAAATTCTTGAGAAAAAAACCATTGAAACGGATGTTCTTAAACTCAAAGTAAATAATTCATTTGATGAAATCATCCAGCTTATGGAAAGCAGAAGCCCTCTGTTTCTGATGCGCTTTAAAGAAGTATATCCTGAATTCTATGAAAAACTGATTACACATACTCCTGAACTTACAGAACATGATATAAAATTCAGTGCTTATATCAGATTAAATCTTACAAATAAAGAAATCTGCCAATATGAAAATATTAGTTTACGGGGAATAGAAACAAAGAGATACAGACTCAAGAAAAAATTGAAACTTCCCTCAAGTACTGACCTTCAGAAGTGGATTCTGGAGCTGTAA